One region of Rhodophyticola sp. CCM32 genomic DNA includes:
- the ykgO gene encoding type B 50S ribosomal protein L36, with the protein MKVRNSLRSLKQRHRDCRVVRRKGRVYVINKTQRRFKARQG; encoded by the coding sequence ATGAAGGTCAGAAACTCGCTCCGCTCGCTCAAGCAGCGCCACCGCGATTGCCGCGTCGTGCGCCGCAAGGGCCGCGTTTATGTGATCAACAAAACGCAGCGCCGGTTCAAAGCCCGCCAGGGCTGA